Proteins encoded within one genomic window of Brassica rapa cultivar Chiifu-401-42 chromosome A09, CAAS_Brap_v3.01, whole genome shotgun sequence:
- the LOC103843615 gene encoding traB domain-containing protein-like, which yields MLIKFLIKEMKLYIYLFIILYTTFYTFPPDHLALTSKHCVDLRLLGITSLTSTSSMSMEPTQSPPSETEVHSSEDFVHGEEDSKPTGDMSSSESIVNVEKEDLLDDDAVVEEAHDDSDSVVSGGDAPAAGDDGDGECSPEVLELLEELVKSGAMLTCDSTAETGSCYVLLIGTSHVSEESCRVVKAVISYLKPEAVLVELCSSRVSLLQPQTLKIPTMWEMIESLKQKQNIFGILYEWFLAKIASEFGVFPGSEFRVAYEEACKYGGKVMLVDRPIQITLKRTWAKMPLWHKVKFVYTLMFQDVFLPSSEEHGKRPQEMETADSMTLLIEELSKEFPSLIETLVYERDRYMATALLDIASGCNLVVAVIGNGHINGIKKNWKQPVSIEDLMEIPGDGSVFTVKRIVSSVAIAVAGTAIFTGILLARRR from the exons ATGTTaattaagtttttaattaaggaaatgaaactttatatatatttatttataattttatatacgaCTTTCTACACTTTCCCACCAGACCACCTTGCCTTAACTAGTAAGCACTGCGTTGATCTCAGACTCCTCGGAATTACATCTCTAACATCCACCTCCTCGATGTCGATGGAACCGACTCAATCGCCGCCGTCGGAGACGGAGGTTCACTCCAGCGAGGACTTCGTTCACGGCGAAGAAGACTCCAAGCCTACCGGCGACATGTCGTCAAGCGAGAGCATAGTGAATGTGGAGAAGGAGGACCTGCTCGACGACGACGCGGTGGTGGAGGAAGCACACGACGACTCCGATTCCGTGGTTAGCGGCGGCGATGCACCAGCAGCTGGTGATGATGGAGATGGTGAGTGCTCACCGGAGGTGTTGGAGCTACTGGAGGAGTTGGTGAAAAGCGGTGCGATGCTGACGTGCGATTCCACTGCCGAAACCGGATCTTGCTATGTGTTGTTGATCGGTACTTCTCATGTATCAGAG GAATCTTGTCGAGTAGTTAAAGCAGTGATCAGCTACTTGAAACCTGAG GCTGTCCTCGTGGAGTTGTGCTCAAGCAGAGTATCTCTCCTTCAACCGCAGACTCTCAAG ATTCCAACCATGTGGGAAATGATTGAAAGTTTGAAGCAGAAACAGAACATATTTGGAATACTTTATGAGTGGTTTCTTGCAAAG ATTGCCAGTGAGTTTGGGGTTTTTCCTGGTTCTGAGTTTCGTGTGGCCTATGAAGAGGCTTGTAAGTATGGGGGAAAGGTGATGCTTGTTGATCGTCCCATACAG ATCACGCTAAAAAGAACATGGGCCAAGATGCCTCTGTGGCACAAGGTAAAGTTTGTATACACCTTGATGTTTCAAGATGTCTTTTTGCCAAGCTCTGAAGAACAcggcaaaagg CCGCAAGAAATGGAAACTGCCGATTCGATGACTCTGTTGATCGAAGAACTGAGCAAGGAGTTTCCATCCCTCATAGAAACACTTGTGTATGAGCGAGACCG GTACATGGCAACCGCTTTGCTGGATATTGCAAGTGGGTGCAACTTGGTTGTGGCAGTTATCGGTAATGGGCATATTAATGGAATCAAGAAGAATTGGAAACAACCTGTATCG ATAGAGGATCTTATGGAGATACCAGGCGATGGGTCAGTGTTTACAGTGAAGAGGATAGTATCATCAGTGGCGATTGCAGTAGCAGGAACAGCTATATTTACTGGCATACTTcttgcaagaagaagatga
- the LOC103843616 gene encoding LOW QUALITY PROTEIN: peroxidase 3-like (The sequence of the model RefSeq protein was modified relative to this genomic sequence to represent the inferred CDS: deleted 1 base in 1 codon), producing the protein MNCLKTIALSLSLFLVGLVGPIQAQLQMNFYANTCPNAEKIVQDFVSNHISNAPSLAAALLRMHFHDCFVRGCDGSVLINSTSGNAERDATPNLTVRGFGFIEAIKTVLEAQCPGIVSCADIIALASRDAVVFTGGPSWSVPTGRRDGRISNASEALANIPPPTSNFTNLQTLFANQGLDLKDLVLLSGAHTIGVSHCSSFTNRLYNFTGRGDQDPALDSQYAANLKSRKCPSLNDNTTIVEMDPGSRKTFDLSYYQLVLKRRGLFQSDSALTTNPTTLSNINQLLKGSVESFFSEFAKSMEKMGRINVKTGSAGVVRRQCSVANS; encoded by the exons ATGAATTGCTTGAAAACTATTGCTCTTTCACTCTCTCTGTTTCTTGTGGGATTGGTCGGACCAATCCAAGCTCAGTTGCAGATGAACTTCTATGCAAACACTTGTCCTAACGCCGAAAAGATTGTTCAAGATTTTGTTTCAAACCACATTTCTAACGCTCCTTCTCTTGccgctgctctcttgaggatgCATTTCCACGATTGTTTTGTTCGG GGTTGTGATGGATCAGTGCTGATAAACTCAACGTCAGGAAATGCAGAGAGAGATGCAACTCCTAACCTAACGGTTAGAGGGTTTGGCTTCATCGAGGCA ATCAAAACTGTGCTTGAAGCTCAGTGTCCCGGAATCGTCTCTTGCGCTGATATTATCGCTCTAGCATCTCGAGACGCCGTCGTTTTCACC GGAGGACCAAGCTGGAGTGTACCGACCGGAAGAAGAGATGGGAGGATATCGAACGCATCAGAGGCATTAGCTAACATCCCTCCTCCTACGAGTAACTTCACCAATCTTCAGACACTCTTTGCAAACCAAGGACTTGATCTTAAGGACCTTGTCTTACTCTCTG GAGCTCACACTATCGGTGTATCTCACTGCTCGTCTTTCACAAACCGTCTCTACAACTTCACTGGTCGTGGAGACCAAGATCCAGCCTTAGACAGCCAATACGCAGCCAATCTCAAGTCTAGAAAATGCCCTAGCCTCAACGATAACACGACCATAGTGGAGATGGATCCAGGGAGCCGTAAAACGTTTGATCTTAGTTATTACCAGCTCGTCCTCAAGCGTAGGGGTCTGTTTCAGTCAGACTCTGCTCTCACCACCAACCCCACAACGCTCTCAAACATAAACCAGCTCTTGAAGGGGTCGGTGGAGAGCTTCTTCTCTGAGTTTGCCAAGTCGATGGAGAAAATGGGTCGGATCAATGTCAAGACTGGGTCAGCTGGAGTGGTTAGAAGGCAATGCTCCGTTGCAAATAGTTAA
- the LOC103843617 gene encoding peroxidase 1-like, with translation MALKNLLALVVLLGVVGVSFGGDLYEGYYRYNNCPQMEDIVRNVTYHYIYKDPTLAAALLRMHFHDCFVRGCDGSVLIKSPNNDAERDAIPNLSLRGYEVVDTVKSVLESECPGVVSCADILALVARDAVLAIKGPWWPVPLGRRDGRVSNISEANLPSPFANVTTLKKNFADKGLNTKDLVVLSGAHTIGVSSCGLISSRIYNFTGKGDSDPAMNPNYVAELKKRCQPTDVTTSVDMDPTSVDKFDSHYFNAVAEKKGLFISDSTLLDDWETNLYIQKQVLLNGFYFNKDFSDSMVKLGFVGVLTGDQGEIRNQCDRVN, from the exons ATGGCACTCAAGAACTTACTTGCCCTTGTGGTTCTTCTTGGCGTTGTTGGAGTTTCCTTTGGCGGTGATCTATACGAAGGCTACTACCGCTACAACAACTGTCCACAAATGGAAGACATTGTCCGCAATGTCACATATCACTATATCTATAAGGACCCAACTCTTGCTGCTGCGCTTCTGAGGATGCATTTTCACGACTGTTTTGTCAGA GGATGTGATGGTTCTGTTCTTATTAAATCACCAAACAATGATGCCGAAAGAGACGCTATCCCCAACTTGTCACTGAGAGGCTACGAAGTGGTCGACACTGTCAAGTCAGTGCTCGAGAGCGAGTGTCCTGGTGTTGTTTCTTGCGCTGATATTCTTGCCTTGGTTGCTAGAGATGCTGTTTTAGCG ATAAAAGGACCATGGTGGCCTGTTCCATTGGGGAGGAGGGACGGACGCGTCTCGAATATTTCCGAGGCTAACTTACCATCTCCTTTTGCCAACGTAACGACACTGAAGAAGAACTTCGCCGACAAGGGTCTTAACACTAAAGACCTTGTCGTCCTCTCAG GGGCTCACACCATTGGTGTATCTTCTTGCGGTCTCATCAGCAGTCGTATCTATAACTTCACGGGTAAGGGCGATTCTGACCCAGCGATGAACCCTAACTACGTTGCGGAACTGAAGAAAAGGTGCCAGCCAACAGATGTTACGACCAGCGTGGATATGGACCCAACGAGTGTCGATAAATTTGACTCTCACTACTTTAACGCTGTGGCTGAGAAGAAGGGTTTGTTCATATCTGATTCAACACTTCTCGATGACTGGGAAACCAACCTCTACATTCAGAAGCAGGTGTTGTTAAATGGGTTTTACTTCAACAAAGATTTCTCCGACTCAATGGTTAAACTCGGTTTCGTCGGTGTTCTTACCGGGGATCAGGGTGAGATCAGGAACCAATGCGATCGCGTTAACTAA
- the LOC103843619 gene encoding peroxidase 1-like, whose translation MFFKSKLRKRGILQMGLTKSHLTLLHGSFQCLWMIYKRLTSLSFIFISKLASSYLSSVILNKTNELRKRRRDRVMAIKNLLVLAVLLSVIGVSVANPKGLDLNYYKHRCPDAEAIVRRTTVQYVSRQTSLAAALLRMHFHDCFVRGCDGSILLKSPTKDAERDAIPNLSVRGYEVVDAAKAALEKKCPGVVSCADVLALVARDAVLVINGPWWPVPLGRRDGRISRKSEVNLPSPFAGIAALKKNFFDKGLNTKDLVVLSGAHTIGISNCGLINSRIYNFTGKGDFDPSMNPSYVRALKKRCKPTDFRTSLEMDPGSVKKFDSHYFNIVAQKKGLFTSDSTLLDDAETKTYIDTQVSTAGSSFNKDFSESMVKLGFVEILTGNKGEIRRKCAFVN comes from the exons ATGTTTTTCAAATCTAAATTAAGAAAGAGAGGAATACTGCAAATGGGTTTAACTAAATCCCACTTGACACTTCTCCATGGAAGTTTTCAATGTCTCTGGATGATCTATAAAAGGCTTACGAGTCTCTCATTCATCTTCATCTCCAAGCTAGCTAGTTCTTACCTTTCTTCTGTAATACTCAACAAAACAAACGAGCTAAGAAAGAGGAGGAGAGATAGAGTAATGGCGATCAAGAACCTTCTTGTCCTTGCGGTTCTTCTGAGCGTTATTGGAGTTTCAGTTGCTAACCCTAAGGGTCTTGACCTTAACTACTACAAACACCGGTGTCCTGATGCAGAAGCCATTGTACGTCGTACCACAGTTCAGTATGTTTCTCGCCAGACGAGCCTTGCTGCCGCACTTCTAAGGATGCATTTTCATGATTGTTTCGTCAGA GGATGTGATGGTTCCATTCTTCTGAAATCTCCAACCAAGGATGCAGAAAGAGATGCTATCCCTAACTTGTCTGTTAGAGGCTACGAAGTGGTCGATGCTGCCAAGGCAGCCCTAGAGAAGAAGTGTCCCGGTGTGGTTTCTTGTGCTGATGTTCTTGCCTTAGTCGCCAGAGACGCAGTCTTAGTG ATCAACGGACCATGGTGGCCGGTTCCATTGGGCAGGAGGGATGGACGCATCTCAAGAAAATCTGAGGTTAATTTACCATCCCCATTCGCCGGAATAGCTGCattgaaaaagaacttcttcgaCAAGGGTCTTAACACTAAAGACCTAGTCGTTCTCTCAG GAGCTCACACCATTGGGATATCAAACTGCGGTCTCATTAACAGCCGTATCTACAACTTCACCGGGAAAGGCGATTTTGATCCTTCAATGAACCCTAGCTACGTTAGGGCATTGAAGAAAAGGTGCAAGCCAACTGATTTCAGGACCTCATTGGAGATGGACCCAGGCAGTGTCAAGAAGTTTGACTCTCACTACTTTAACATTGTGGCTCAGAAGAAGGGTTTGTTTACATCTGACTCAACACTTCTTGATGACGCTGAGACCAAAACGTACATTGACACGCAAGTTTCTACTGCTGGATCCTCATTCAACAAAGATTTCTCCGAGTCAATGGTTAAACTCGGGTTCGTTGAAATCCTCACCGGGAACAAGGGAGAGATCAGGAGGAAATGTGCCTTCGTGAACTGA
- the LOC103843620 gene encoding homeobox-leucine zipper protein HDG2 isoform X1 has protein sequence MFEPNMLLAAMNNEDSNNHNYNHEVNNNNNEGFLRDDEFDSANTKSGSENQEGGSGNDQDPLHPNKKKRYHRHTQLQIQEMEAFFKECPHPDDKQRKQLSRELGLEPLQVKFWFQNKRTQMKNHHERHENSHLRAENEKLRGDNLRYREALANASCPNCGGPTAIGEMSFDEHQLRLENARLREEIDRISAIAAKYVGKPVSNYPLMSPPPLPPRPLELAMGNFGDVYGNNPTDQFKCITAPTESDKPVIIDLAVAAMEELIRMVQVDEPLWNSLVFDEEEYARTFPRGIGPKPAGFRSEASRESVVVIMNHINIVEILMDVNQWSMVFAGMVSRAMTLAVLSTGVAGNYNGALQVMTAEFQVPTPLVPTRETYFARYCKQQADGSWAVVDISLDSLQPNPPVRCRRRASGCLIQEMPNGYSKLTWVEHVEVDDRGVHDLYKHMVSTGHAFGAKRWVAILDRQCERLASVMATNISSGEVGVITNQEGRRSMLKLAERMVISFCAGVSASTAHTWTTLSGTGAEDVRVMTRKSVDDPGRPPGIVLSAATSFGIPVPPKRVFDFLRDENSRNEWDILSNGGVVQEMAHIANGRETGNCVSLLRVNLMSQSANSSQSNMLILQESCTDPTASFVIYAPVDIVAMNIVLNGGDPDYVALLPSGFAILPDGNANGGGEGGSLLTVAFQILVDSVPTAKLSLGSVATVNNLIACTVERIKASMSCETA, from the exons ATGTTCGAGCCAAATATGTTGCTTGCAGCTATGAACAACGAAGATAGCAATAACCACAACTACAACCATGAAGtcaacaacaataacaatgaAGGATTTCTTCGGGACGATGAATTCGACAGTGCGAATACTAAATCGGGAAGTGAGAATCAAGAAGGAGGATCAGGAAATGATCAAGATCCTCTTCATCCCAATAAGAAGAAACGATATCATAGACACACACAACTTCAGATCCAGGAGATGGAAGC ATTCTTCAAAGAGTGTCCTCACCCGGATGACAAGCAAAGGAAACAACTGAGCCGTGAATTGGGTTTGGAACCTCTTCAGGTCAAGTTCTGGTTCCAAAACAAACGCACCCAAATGaag AATCACCACGAGCGACATGAGAACTCGCATCTTCGGGCGGAAAACGAGAAGCTTCGAGGAGACAACCTTAGATATCGAGAGGCTCTTGCAAACGCTTCTTGTCCTAATTGTGGTGGTCCAACTGCCATTGGAGAAATGTCCTTCGACGAACACCAACTCCGTCTCGAAAATGCTCGATTAAGAGAAGAG ATCGATCGAATATCAGCCATAGCAGCCAAGTACGTAGGAAAGCCAGTCTCAAACTATCCTCTCATGTCTCCACCTCCTCTTCCACCACGTCCTCTAGAACTCGCCATGGGAAATTTTGGAGATGTTTATGGAAACAACCCAACAGATCAGTTCAAGTGCATCACTGCACCAACAGAATCTGATAAACCAGTGATCATCGACTTAGCCGTGGCTGCAATGGAAGAGCTCATTAGGATGGTTCAAGTGGACGAGCCATTGTGGAATAGTTTGGTTTTCGACGAAGAAGAATATGCACGGACGTTTCCTAGAGGAATCGGACCTAAACCAGCTGGATTTAGATCCGAAGCCTCACGAGAAAGCGTGGTTGTGATCATGAATCATATTAATATCGTTGAGATTCTCATGGATGTG AATCAATGGTCAATGGTGTTTGCGGGGATGGTTTCTAGAGCGATGACGTTAGCTGTTTTATCGACTGGAGTTGCAGGAAACTATAATGGAGCTCTTCAAGTG ATGACTGCAGAGTTTCAAGTTCCAACACCGTTAGTACCGACCAGGGAAACGTATTTCGCACGTTACTGTAAACAACAAGCAGATGGTTCATGGGCTGTTGTGGATATTTCCTTGGATAGTCTCCAGCCAAATCCACCGGTTAGGTGCAGGCGGCGAGCTTCAGGGTGTTTGATTCAAGAAATGCCTAATGGATACTCCAAGCTGACTTGGGTGGAACATGTGGAAGTTGATGACAGAGGAGTTCATGATTTGTATAAACACATGGTTAGTACTGGTCACGCCTTTGGTGCTAAACGCTGGGTAGCTATTCTAGACCGCCAATGCGAGAGGTTAGCTAGCGTCATGGCTACAAACATTTCTTCAGGAGAAGTTGGCG TGATAACTAACCAAGAAGGGAGGAGGAGTATGCTGAAACTGGCGGAGAGGATGGTTATAAGCTTTTGTGCAGGAGTGAGTGCTTCAACAGCTCACACTTGGACTACATTGTCTGGTACAGGAGCTGAAGATGTTAGAGTGATGACTAGAAAAAGTGTGGATGATCCTGGAAGGCCTCCGGGTATTGTTCTTAGTGCAGCTACTTCGTTTGGGATCCCTGTTCCTCCAAAGAGAGTTTTTGACTTCCTCAGAGATGAGAATTCAAGAAATGAG TGGGATATTCTGTCAAATGGTGGAGTTGTACAAGAGATGGCACATATTGCTAATGGGAGAGAAACAGGAAACTGTGTTTCCCTCCTTCGTGTAAAT CTTATGTCACAGAGTGCAAACTCTAGCCAGAGCAACATGCTGATTCTACAAGAGAGTTGCACTGACCCTACAGCTTCATTTGTGATCTATGCACCAGTGGATATTGTAGCGATGAACATAGTGCTTAATGGAGGTGATCCAGACTATGTAGCTCTTCTTCCATCAGGTTTTGCTATACTTCCTGATGGTAATGCGAATGGTGGAGGAGAAGGAGGGTCGTTGTTGACGGTTGCTTTTCAGATTCTGGTTGACTCGGTTCCAACGGCTAAGCTGTCTCTTGGATCTGTTGCAACTGTGAACAATTTGATTGCTTGCACTGTTGAGAGGATCAAAGCTTCCATGTCTTGTGAGACTGCTTGA
- the LOC103843620 gene encoding homeobox-leucine zipper protein HDG2 isoform X2, producing MFEPNMLLAAMNNEDSNNHNYNHEVNNNNNEGFLRDDEFDSANTKSGSENQEGGSGNDQDPLHPNKKKRYHRHTQLQIQEMEAFFKECPHPDDKQRKQLSRELGLEPLQVKFWFQNKRTQMKNHHERHENSHLRAENEKLRGDNLRYREALANASCPNCGGPTAIGEMSFDEHQLRLENARLREEIDRISAIAAKYVGKPVSNYPLMSPPPLPPRPLELAMGNFGDVYGNNPTDQFKCITAPTESDKPVIIDLAVAAMEELIRMVQVDEPLWNSLVFDEEEYARTFPRGIGPKPAGFRSEASRESVVVIMNHINIVEILMDVNQWSMVFAGMVSRAMTLAVLSTGVAGNYNGALQVMTAEFQVPTPLVPTRETYFARYCKQQADGSWAVVDISLDSLQPNPPVRCRRRASGCLIQEMPNGYSKLTWVEHVEVDDRGVHDLYKHMVSTGHAFGAKRWVAILDRQCERLASVMATNISSGEVGVITNQEGRRSMLKLAERMVISFCAGVSASTAHTWTTLSGTGAEDVRVMTRKSVDDPGRPPGIVLSAATSFGIPVPPKRVFDFLRDENSRNEWDILSNGGVVQEMAHIANGRETGNCVSLLRVNSANSSQSNMLILQESCTDPTASFVIYAPVDIVAMNIVLNGGDPDYVALLPSGFAILPDGNANGGGEGGSLLTVAFQILVDSVPTAKLSLGSVATVNNLIACTVERIKASMSCETA from the exons ATGTTCGAGCCAAATATGTTGCTTGCAGCTATGAACAACGAAGATAGCAATAACCACAACTACAACCATGAAGtcaacaacaataacaatgaAGGATTTCTTCGGGACGATGAATTCGACAGTGCGAATACTAAATCGGGAAGTGAGAATCAAGAAGGAGGATCAGGAAATGATCAAGATCCTCTTCATCCCAATAAGAAGAAACGATATCATAGACACACACAACTTCAGATCCAGGAGATGGAAGC ATTCTTCAAAGAGTGTCCTCACCCGGATGACAAGCAAAGGAAACAACTGAGCCGTGAATTGGGTTTGGAACCTCTTCAGGTCAAGTTCTGGTTCCAAAACAAACGCACCCAAATGaag AATCACCACGAGCGACATGAGAACTCGCATCTTCGGGCGGAAAACGAGAAGCTTCGAGGAGACAACCTTAGATATCGAGAGGCTCTTGCAAACGCTTCTTGTCCTAATTGTGGTGGTCCAACTGCCATTGGAGAAATGTCCTTCGACGAACACCAACTCCGTCTCGAAAATGCTCGATTAAGAGAAGAG ATCGATCGAATATCAGCCATAGCAGCCAAGTACGTAGGAAAGCCAGTCTCAAACTATCCTCTCATGTCTCCACCTCCTCTTCCACCACGTCCTCTAGAACTCGCCATGGGAAATTTTGGAGATGTTTATGGAAACAACCCAACAGATCAGTTCAAGTGCATCACTGCACCAACAGAATCTGATAAACCAGTGATCATCGACTTAGCCGTGGCTGCAATGGAAGAGCTCATTAGGATGGTTCAAGTGGACGAGCCATTGTGGAATAGTTTGGTTTTCGACGAAGAAGAATATGCACGGACGTTTCCTAGAGGAATCGGACCTAAACCAGCTGGATTTAGATCCGAAGCCTCACGAGAAAGCGTGGTTGTGATCATGAATCATATTAATATCGTTGAGATTCTCATGGATGTG AATCAATGGTCAATGGTGTTTGCGGGGATGGTTTCTAGAGCGATGACGTTAGCTGTTTTATCGACTGGAGTTGCAGGAAACTATAATGGAGCTCTTCAAGTG ATGACTGCAGAGTTTCAAGTTCCAACACCGTTAGTACCGACCAGGGAAACGTATTTCGCACGTTACTGTAAACAACAAGCAGATGGTTCATGGGCTGTTGTGGATATTTCCTTGGATAGTCTCCAGCCAAATCCACCGGTTAGGTGCAGGCGGCGAGCTTCAGGGTGTTTGATTCAAGAAATGCCTAATGGATACTCCAAGCTGACTTGGGTGGAACATGTGGAAGTTGATGACAGAGGAGTTCATGATTTGTATAAACACATGGTTAGTACTGGTCACGCCTTTGGTGCTAAACGCTGGGTAGCTATTCTAGACCGCCAATGCGAGAGGTTAGCTAGCGTCATGGCTACAAACATTTCTTCAGGAGAAGTTGGCG TGATAACTAACCAAGAAGGGAGGAGGAGTATGCTGAAACTGGCGGAGAGGATGGTTATAAGCTTTTGTGCAGGAGTGAGTGCTTCAACAGCTCACACTTGGACTACATTGTCTGGTACAGGAGCTGAAGATGTTAGAGTGATGACTAGAAAAAGTGTGGATGATCCTGGAAGGCCTCCGGGTATTGTTCTTAGTGCAGCTACTTCGTTTGGGATCCCTGTTCCTCCAAAGAGAGTTTTTGACTTCCTCAGAGATGAGAATTCAAGAAATGAG TGGGATATTCTGTCAAATGGTGGAGTTGTACAAGAGATGGCACATATTGCTAATGGGAGAGAAACAGGAAACTGTGTTTCCCTCCTTCGTGTAAAT AGTGCAAACTCTAGCCAGAGCAACATGCTGATTCTACAAGAGAGTTGCACTGACCCTACAGCTTCATTTGTGATCTATGCACCAGTGGATATTGTAGCGATGAACATAGTGCTTAATGGAGGTGATCCAGACTATGTAGCTCTTCTTCCATCAGGTTTTGCTATACTTCCTGATGGTAATGCGAATGGTGGAGGAGAAGGAGGGTCGTTGTTGACGGTTGCTTTTCAGATTCTGGTTGACTCGGTTCCAACGGCTAAGCTGTCTCTTGGATCTGTTGCAACTGTGAACAATTTGATTGCTTGCACTGTTGAGAGGATCAAAGCTTCCATGTCTTGTGAGACTGCTTGA
- the LOC103843621 gene encoding uncharacterized protein LOC103843621 has protein sequence MSETRPVPRRESPWGLPEGHREPKAHRCNDRVEDVVQAFFEGNPFKTVPGPFKLFYRCMRSKPGEEPTEPFTYLDLEPPKRQAKLEEK, from the exons ATGAGCGAGACGAGACCAGTGCCGAGGAGAGAAAGCCCGTGGGGTTTACCGGAAGGTCACCGTGAGCCCAAAGCTCACCGCTGCAACGATCGCGTCGAGGACGTCGTCCAG GCGTTTTTCGAGGGAAACCCATTTAAGACAGTTCCAGGACCTTTTAAACTATTCTACCGTTGCATGCGCTCTAAGCCAGG AGAGGAACCAACAGAGCCATTCACATACCTTGACCTGGAACCTCCAAAGAGACAAGCAAAACTTGAAGAAAAGTGA